From the genome of Fusarium fujikuroi IMI 58289 draft genome, chromosome FFUJ_chr06:
AGCTCCCGTAGCCAGCAGTCTCTCACCAGCATGGAGTAGTAGCTTTTTAGGCGCGCTTTGCGCGAGTAGAGACGCCGTACGagctccagcagcaagaagaacctTGTCAGCTCGCAGCGTCGTGCCGTCCTTGAGTGTAGCACCAATACATTGGCCCTCTGACCCAAAGTCGAGTTTCGTCACTTCTCCAACGACATACTCGGCTCCGAGGTCGACCGCAGCCTGGACTACCGCGCCGAGAGCCTTGTCCGCCTCCGCGAACCCTACGTCAGGGTTCCAGAGAACCCTATCCACGCCCTTGAAGTCAGCTGTCTCAAAGGCACCGTTCCAACGACGGCGCACCTCGTCGACAGGCAGAAGCTCCGACCTGTTGGGGATCCCCATGTCGCGGTAAGAGTTGATACTCTCTTCGCCAAACGAGGTAGAGTCAGCACGAAGCATGCCGACTTCGTGATACCAAGTCTTGTATAACTCGTCATGCCTCCACAGGGGCATAGCCTTCTTCAGCAGGCGCATGTAGAGTCTGTCCGGATAGTCATCGCGGacgatcttgttgatgtcgtgaGAAGCGGCCCTAGGATTGGGGAAGTAGGCCGTGTCAACAATGGTCACTTGAACCTTGCCCTTTCTACGGAGTGAGAGCGCAGTCGCAGCACCAAAGTTGCCGGCCCCTATGATGAGGACAGAAGGAATAACCATGATTGAGTTGAGTTCCGCTGTGGTTAATTGAAGTCTGAGAAACAAATTCGCATAAAGATGAGTGTAAATGATAGGCTCTTATACTGGTTCTTGGGGTATAGGAAAATGAGACTTGTTGGCGCCATATCATCTCCCGCGGGT
Proteins encoded in this window:
- a CDS encoding related to sarcosine oxidase produces the protein MVIPSVLIIGAGNFGAATALSLRRKGKVQVTIVDTAYFPNPRAASHDINKIVRDDYPDRLYMRLLKKAMPLWRHDELYKTWYHEVGMLRADSTSFGEESINSYRDMGIPNRSELLPVDEVRRRWNGAFETADFKGVDRVLWNPDVGFAEADKALGAVVQAAVDLGAEYVVGEVTKLDFGSEGQCIGATLKDGTTLRADKVLLAAGARTASLLAQSAPKKLLLHAGERLLATGAVSFYAKLHGAQKDKFSAIPVLKNCLPQVKGEGMSILSDGTIKFNCDLCFTNYQVFPPTGEAMSVAPSQSMYNTWTGPRFLKFFEDRARKTFNGLYGKEVENIKIEAYRMCWDASTPTHDFLISPHPQSDRLYIATGGSFHGWKFLPVIGDYVVDMMQGTLDSDLADRWAWDKKGGDGHSANPTYQIVGDLQDWTRGWAN